A stretch of DNA from Arachis hypogaea cultivar Tifrunner chromosome 19, arahy.Tifrunner.gnm2.J5K5, whole genome shotgun sequence:
ccctcaggtatcactaagtccaATACATTCTCAacttgctcacactcttgctaacttaggcattggagtgtctttgcaggtaccaccccccattcttccacacgcacaagtcggacggaggaacaccgagtttcAGGTTCACTCGATAGTCACCTCCCTCAcgcgtttgggccaaccaacgtcaTCCGGCCCACTAATctctggttacccaccgtaacatctataattatatttatattttaaaattatttatacgtataatttaatttttaattttctaaaggtaaacaattttattcaatttaacaTGAAAAGGAATAAGATGTTCTAAATGTGACAATAGTAATTCAGGAGAGAAAGAGGAATGCCAAGACTCAAACAGTGAAAAACAAAACATTATACCAACTATGTAAGAAAGAAATCCCTAATTCATTGGGGAGATGGTGAAGACGAGCTGAGAAAAGAGACCGTAAGAGTCTTCTCGGATCTCCCAGGCAGTCGCCGGTGAAGAAGATCCATCACCGAAAGGCATTCATGCAAGGCTCGCCAAAGGAAGATGCCAATTTTGGGGGGAGCTTCATTTTCCACAAGTTCACCCAAATGTTTCTTCTCTGTTGGAGGTTGGGATGAGTTCCAGAGGGGGATGACTGAACTGATAAGCTACTCGGTATCCGGAAGAGACTTCATAATTACCAGATTTATGGAACATCCATGTAAGTTTATCATTACCTTCAACAATTTTTGTTAGTAGAATCTGATTGCTGATTTGGACTGGAAACATGCATTGAATGATCTGTTGATTCCATTGTTTGCTGAGAGTTAACATGTCACTGATTCTATTTGTATCTCATTTACTGTTACAAGATCATGCTATTTGACAATTAAAAtggatataatttattttcagttcaatctaattcaaattattatgatttgattggattattttatatcctttcaaattttataattttttattattaagtttTCTAGAATTGAATTACATCCAAtccaaattttaacttttaaaaattttaaatccttgaTTGGTTTTTCAAATCTAAATAAATCGAgtcaaaataaaagataataatttaaattaaatcaaataaaaaaataaattcaaatcatATGATACCTTTTATAATAATCTTAATCAAATCTATATaatcaaaaaatcaaacaaacaaacaaccttGGTTCTCctttaaatcctaaaccctagagTTGAGTCTAACCCTCTCCGGAGACAAACTTGAGAAAGTGAAACCATCAACCATGAACATGGATAGGATCAGTTTATTACCAAACTCTATCCTTTGCGACATTCTCTCATACCTCCCAACAAAAGAAGCTGTATCCACCAGCATTCTCTCTCGCAGGTGGCGCCATGTTTGGAAGGAACTCCAAGTCCTTGACATAGATGATACAACCTCTCGGCCCGGTCCGGGATGGGAAGCTCGATTTGTTTCATACGTGAATGCTATTCTAGCTCGGCGCAATGCAGATTTCCCCATCCAAAAGTTTCGCCTCAGTTGTTATGAATATTCAGAAAGTAGTCTAACCATCTTAACATGGCTTGATGCCGTTATTGGGCCCTATCTCCAAGAACTGTATCTCTGCCTTGATCTAGTGTGTGAAATCGACTTGCCTGAAGCCATGCTcacttctccatcactcaagtcccTTGCTTTGAAACATGGTGATTATATCGATTGTTATCGAAGGTTTCCAAATGTTTATCTGCCATCTCTCAAGAACTTAGAGTTAGATACCCTCTGTGTGGACCCCAGCAAACTTTTATCTGGCTGCCCTGTTCTTGAAAATCTTATGCTCATTGTACTGAACGATCCCTGTGGTAGTTATGTTTATATACCTACAATCCAGATGCCTCGCACATTGAAAAGTTTAATCTTTGAAGATAACAGTACCGTGGATAATGGCATTAGCCATCGTGTGATAGATACGCCATCTCTTGAATACCTCTATATGAAAATAATCGCGAAATCTAAGCTACAGGTTTCGTTTAGCGATTTCCCTAACATGGTAGAGGCACATCTTCATATTCATCATGGTCGTGTTGAGCATGTCCTTTGGGTGCCCGAGCTTCTCCTGGCACTCCGCGAAACAAAATTGTTGGCATTGAAACATTGCGCAACAGAGGTAACATGCTTATGATACGATTTATTCGggtgaatttttagaaaaaatcttatttttatgtaagtttttttaaaaagtgaagtaattttatttttcgatatcttaggtagtttttgaaaaatgagatatattttgaattcatccctaaaaaaaaaataatcatatttgTCGTTTAATGACTCTATTCATTGATAACATAATACGTTATATGTTTAATTGGACAttgattgaatatatatatatatatatattcataaaaatttatttagtatctttttttcaattaaataaattgatagattttcatGAACATATTTAGTTAATGTCCAATTGAATATATTAGTTGTCATGTGCTTCATCAATTGTTGAtaaaaattgttattattatgacTGACGAACAAATACAGTTTAATTTATAATCTTTGAAATACTAATTTGAtttataaaatcttttaaggacgaatttaaaaaatacatcattttttaaggactaatttgactattaatcatttttttattttataattatagttatacaataatatataatatttttttaacaacttAATAGCACTCAAACTCATAATTCATTATTTCTCAAGCTAATTTGAATTAATAACTGTAAGTATGAATTGTGAAATATAATTAATGTGTACTTATCTATTATACAGTGCTTATTTAATGGTGTAACTTCCGAGTTTCCGGAATTTCCCCGTTTGCTCAATCTAGAGCTTGATGTTCCATGTTTCAACACAGACTTCCTGCTAAACTTCCTTCATAATTGTCATGTACTTGAAGGTCTCGTGGTTCATGTTTTGAAGGTATGAATACATTTCAGTTTAAAACTAATGTCTCTATTTctgtttttgttgttttcttgAGTTTATTGAGacgtgttattattattttttgggggTCAGAGTGTTGTGCATTGTGAATATTTTCATCGGATAGAGTTTTTTGTGCCAGCACCACCAACCATGGTTTCGAATTGTGTGACATCACATCTCAAGAGTTTTGAGTTTAGAGAATATGAGAACTCCGCAGATGAGCGTGAATTTATTGAATATCTTTTACAAAGAGGACT
This window harbors:
- the LOC112777720 gene encoding F-box/LRR-repeat protein At3g59200-like, with amino-acid sequence MDRISLLPNSILCDILSYLPTKEAVSTSILSRRWRHVWKELQVLDIDDTTSRPGPGWEARFVSYVNAILARRNADFPIQKFRLSCYEYSESSLTILTWLDAVIGPYLQELYLCLDLVCEIDLPEAMLTSPSLKSLALKHGDYIDCYRRFPNVYLPSLKNLELDTLCVDPSKLLSGCPVLENLMLIVLNDPCGSYVYIPTIQMPRTLKSLIFEDNSTVDNGISHRVIDTPSLEYLYMKIIAKSKLQVSFSDFPNMVEAHLHIHHGRVEHVLWVPELLLALRETKLLALKHCATECLFNGVTSEFPEFPRLLNLELDVPCFNTDFLLNFLHNCHVLEGLVVHVLKSVVHCEYFHRIEFFVPAPPTMVSNCVTSHLKSFEFREYENSADEREFIEYLLQRGLVLKRVTIHLNSYLDQETKYDIVKELSAIPRGSTTCQLNFIDQNPVEHAATAAVKTQHHGPTALHSPAASSVGTPLVSRS